A stretch of the Amycolatopsis sp. BJA-103 genome encodes the following:
- a CDS encoding phosphotransferase family protein: protein MEAEIVSRAMAAATTLARELHLRVDDAVVIHNSNRLALHLLPCGVLARVAPAGQEVAALEVEFALRLGETASPVAALEPGVEPRVYERDGFALTLWAYYEVVRPERDFPGAYAGALQRLHAGMRNVDIATTHFLDRAAEAERLVMHRDETPALAEADRQLLLSTLQSAREQISSRGAAEQLLHGEPHPGNLLSTRDGLLFIDFETCCRGPIEFDVAHVPEEVSALYPDIDQVLLAECRRLVLAMVAAWRWDIRDEFPDGHQHGRDILSLLRQGPPWPALGALVAK, encoded by the coding sequence GTGGAGGCAGAGATCGTTTCACGTGCGATGGCTGCGGCGACGACACTGGCCAGAGAGCTGCATCTGCGGGTCGACGACGCCGTCGTGATTCATAATTCGAACAGGCTCGCCCTACACCTATTGCCGTGTGGCGTCCTCGCCCGAGTAGCACCGGCGGGACAGGAAGTAGCCGCACTTGAGGTCGAATTCGCTCTGCGACTCGGTGAAACCGCGAGCCCCGTCGCGGCGCTGGAGCCTGGGGTCGAGCCGCGGGTCTACGAGCGCGACGGCTTCGCATTGACCTTGTGGGCTTACTACGAGGTCGTGCGTCCTGAACGGGACTTCCCAGGCGCATACGCGGGCGCGCTCCAACGTCTGCACGCCGGCATGCGCAACGTCGATATCGCAACCACGCACTTCCTGGACCGAGCCGCAGAAGCTGAACGGCTGGTCATGCATCGAGACGAAACCCCGGCGCTCGCCGAGGCCGACCGGCAGCTCCTCCTCAGTACGCTGCAGAGTGCTCGTGAACAGATCAGCAGCCGTGGTGCTGCCGAGCAGCTGCTGCACGGCGAACCGCATCCAGGCAACCTTCTCAGCACCCGTGACGGCCTGCTGTTCATCGACTTCGAAACCTGCTGCCGTGGACCCATCGAGTTTGATGTGGCTCACGTGCCCGAGGAAGTCAGCGCGCTTTACCCGGACATCGACCAAGTTCTGCTCGCGGAGTGCCGGCGGCTCGTACTAGCGATGGTCGCCGCCTGGCGCTGGGACATCCGCGATGAATTCCCGGATGGGCATCAGCACGGCCGAGACATCCTGTCCTTGCTCCGCCAAGGACCGCCGTGGCCCGCACTCGGTGCTCTCGTCGCCAAGTAG